The sequence below is a genomic window from Rudanella lutea DSM 19387.
GTAGAGGCTATTAAAGCTTCATTTGCTGAGAAGAAAGCTGCGTAAGCCCTTCTTAATCAGTACAGGCACAAAAAAGACGACCTCGATAGGGTCGTCTTTTTTGTGCCTGGGCTACAAATGATGCTATCTCAAACAGGCGTCTACGCGCCAGAAGGACTCTTCCGCTTGGGGCGTAGCTCACGAGCTTTTTTCTTTATTTCCCGGCGTACGATCCGGCGGGTATCCATCATGACCCGAAACCGGATAGCCTGACCCAGCAAACACAAGCCACCGTTGATCAGAATCAGGCTGTACGTACCCAGCAATACCCATTGCCCGGTTGGCTGACCCGAGTGTTTTAGATGGGCTGCTTCGCTAAAAATACACAAGCCAGCCCCGATCACGAGTAAGCTCACCACCGATAGCAACAGCCATTTGGTGCGCGTACTCATTCGCTTAATTACTCGCTTGCCGGGCGGTTTTACGGGGCCACTGATTGTCATTGCATGTTTATGTTAAAGGAATGTATAATGAACAGTGCACAATGGATAATGGCTCGTACTATTAATTATCAATCGGTACACTATTCATTTCATTTTGACTCAGTACTTAATTAAATGTACAATGTAAAATGCATAATGAGTAATTAGGTTACCTGCTAACAGTCAGCCCTTTCGTTGTACATTTTACACTATTCATTATACATTTAATTCTGCTCCATTACTTACAAACTCAAAACTATAAACAATTTCCCAAATCAGGATGGGTACTCTACGTCCACCCCTGTCTCGCGAAAGTCTTTGGGTTCCCGCCAACGCTTCCAGCCTTCCTGTATAAACCCGATGCCATAGCCCGTGAGTTGTACAAAGGCCGCTACCACGCTCAGCAGGCCAACGTTTAGGCTACCCGCCTGACGGGCTCCATCAATCCCTATCAATACGGAATATACGACTAAAAAGGCGATAGCGCAAACAAAAAGCACCGGACTCACCAACGCCCACACGGGTACCGACGCCAGAAACAGCGTGAACAGGGCCGGAAACGTATGCACCAATTTCAGTTCGTCGGGGTAAAACCGGGAAATATTGATCCGCGACCGCCCAAAGAACTGAAGTTGCCGAAAAAACTGACGGAAACTTGTCCGTCGTTTGTGATAGATGAACGCGTCAGGAATAAGGCCCGTCCGAAAACCATTGTGGATAATTCGGATCGCAAACTCGATGTCCTCGCCCATCCGGCTGATTTTGTACCCGCCGATTTTTTCCCAAACCCGGCGCGACAGCCCCATATTAAAACTACGTGGGTGAAACGTACCGCCCAGGTTTTTTTTACTTCCCCGAATTCCGCCCGTTGTAAAAGGCGACGTCATGGAGTAGCTAATGGCTTTCTGTACATCCGTAAAGTCAGGATGGGCGGCATCGGGGCCACCGTAGGCATCGAGCGGGTCATTTTGCAGATACGCTTCTACGGTTTCAAAATAATGCGGGGGTATGACGGCATCAGAGTCGAAGATAACGAAATAATCGCCCGTAGCGCGTTCGAAACCGTAGTTCCGGGCGAAACCCTGCCCCGAGTTCGGTTTGTAGAAATACCGGACCGGCAAGCGGCCTTCAAACTGGGCTACCACCCCATCCGACCGGTTCGTTGACCCATCTTCAACCACCAATACCTCATCGGGTAGGCGCGTCTGTTGGACCAGACTGTCCAGCAGTTCACGCAGCTCGTCGGGGCGGTTATAAATAGGAACGATAACAGAAAATAACATGGAAAGAGGAAAAGGGAGGAAGGAACAAAGGAGGAAGGAGCCGACGAGTAAGCAATCCACCTCTCCACCGGGTTATTCCGCTCTCTCTCCTACCTCCTGCCTTTTACATACTTGCTTCGATCAAGCTTTCTTCGTTGGCCTGAATAACCTGCTCAATTAGCTCGTCGGTGAGGGCCACCGATACAAACAGGCTCTCGAATTGTGAAGGAGCCAGATAAACGCCCCGCTTCAGCATAGCGTGGAAGTAACGCCCAAACCGGGGAACATCGCAGGTTTTAGCCGTTTCAAAGTCCGTCACGGTTTTATCAGTCATAAACTGGGTAAACATCGACCCAATCTGATTGATCGTATAGGGCAAGCCAAGCTTCGTCAGGCTGGCCTGGAAGCCCGTTGCCAGCTTGCTACCAATTTCGTCGAGACGCGTGTACACGTCCGGGTGCTCGTTGAGGTAATGCAACATGGCCAAACCCGCCGACATGGCAATGGGGTTGCCCGAAAGCGTACCGGCCTGATACACCGGCCCGGCCGGTGATACCATGTTCATGATGTCGGCGCGTCCACCGTAAGCCCCCACGGGCATGCCGCCCCCAATGATTTTACCCATCGTTGTCAGGTCGGGCGTAATGCCAAACCGCTGCTGAGCCCCGCCCGGTGCCAACCGGAAGCCGGTCATTACCTCATCGA
It includes:
- a CDS encoding glycosyltransferase → MLFSVIVPIYNRPDELRELLDSLVQQTRLPDEVLVVEDGSTNRSDGVVAQFEGRLPVRYFYKPNSGQGFARNYGFERATGDYFVIFDSDAVIPPHYFETVEAYLQNDPLDAYGGPDAAHPDFTDVQKAISYSMTSPFTTGGIRGSKKNLGGTFHPRSFNMGLSRRVWEKIGGYKISRMGEDIEFAIRIIHNGFRTGLIPDAFIYHKRRTSFRQFFRQLQFFGRSRINISRFYPDELKLVHTFPALFTLFLASVPVWALVSPVLFVCAIAFLVVYSVLIGIDGARQAGSLNVGLLSVVAAFVQLTGYGIGFIQEGWKRWREPKDFRETGVDVEYPS